The following nucleotide sequence is from Cetobacterium somerae ATCC BAA-474.
AAATTGTTTTTTTATTATTTCTCGATTGTTTCTAAAAAGCATTAAAGGAGCTTCTTTCCATCCTACTGTTGGATCCTTTAATTCATGTTTATGTAAAATATTAGCTACTTTTAGAGATTCAATCATATCTGCTGTGTACCCATCTGTTCCAAGACCTACAATTAATCCTTCTTCTAACATTTTTATTGCTGGAGAACAACCGACTGCATTCCCCATATTTGATTCTGGATTATGGATAACATTACATCCTGAATTTTTTAAAATATCTAATTCATAATCATTAATATGTATACAATGAACTGCTATTGTATTTTCTTTAAATATTCCATATTCATTAAGTCTTTTCACAACTCTTTTCCCGTATTTTTCTTGGGCGTCATTTAAATCTGTTATTCCTTCAGCAACATGAATATGATATCCAACATCTATATTTTCCATAGCCTTCTTACATTTTTCTAAAGTTTCGTTTGATACTGTAAAAGAAGCATGAATTCCAAACATTCCTTTTATCATATCTGAATTTTTTCTATCAGCATATTTTATAAACTCTACATTTTCTCTTATTCCCTCTTCTGCTTTCTCAATTCCATCCCTATCAGAAACTTCATAACATAAAGAAGTTCTTATTCCTAAATAATCTGCAACTTTAGCAATTCTCTCTAGACTTCCCGTTATTGCCATCGGTGAAGCATGATGATCTATTACCGTTGTTACTCCATTTTTTATACTTTCCATATATGTTACATATGCTGAATATTCAATATCATCTAGAGATAAACTTTTATCTACTTTCCACCAAAGATTTTTAAGAATTTCATCAAAATTTCTTGTACTTCCCTTTATGTCCATCCCTCTTGCAAAGCTTGAATATATATGCATATGAGTATTTATGAGACCTGGCATTATTATTCCATCATCTGCATCTATAATTTCAGCATCACTATACTTCTTTCTTAAATCACTAAAATTTCCAACTTCTATTATTTCATCTTCTTTTATTACTACAGCTCCATTTTCTATATATGGATTTTTATCATCTTGAGTTATAACTCTTCCATTTCCAACAATATACATAGTTACCTCCTCTTATTTTCTTCTAATAACCTTTCCTGGTGATACTTTTTTAAAAATACCATCATCTATAATTGGAGTTCCATTTACAATAACATATTGTATTCCTTCTGGAAATTGAGCTGGATTTATATAGTCACCTTTATCTATTATTGTTTTAGGATCAAAAATTGTTATATCAGCAAACATTCCAGGTTTTAACTCTCCTCTTTCAGAAATCCCTATTGCTTCTGCTGCTTTTTTAGTCATCTTATAAATTGCCTCTTGGAGCTTCAAAACTTGTTTTTCTCTCACATATCTTCCTAAAACTCTTGGAAATGATCCATATGCTCTTGGATGAGGTTTTCCTTTAGCTAAAAGAGCGTCTGTGCAGACATTTTGTTCAGGTCTTTTTAAAAACTTTATAATATGTTCTTCAAGTCCATAAAAATCAACCATTCCAACTGCATTTTCTTCCTCTAAAAGTAAATCAAATGTAGCATTGTATGGGGCTTTTTTTCTTATTTCTCCCACTTCAATTAAATTTTTTCCAACTAAATCTTGGTTTTTCTTGCTAACAACTGAAGTTATAAATATTTGATCAAATCCAGCAAATTCAATGAAGTTATCCCAACCTGGAATTCCATTTTCAATGTCAAATTTCATTTTTTTTCTGTCTTCTTCATTTTTTAATCTTTCCATCAATTTATCAGTTCCTCCTGCATGTGCCCAAGGTGGAAGAACTACTCCTAACATAGTAGATCCAGCAGCATAAGGATACTGATCATAACTAATTTTTACGCCTTCTTTTTCGCCTTTTTCCAAAAGGTTTACAACTTCATCAATATATTTCCAATTTTGTTTTCCACAAACTTTAAAATGAGAAAAATGTATTTTTACTCCAGATTCTTTTCCGATTCTTATAACCTCTTCCATCGATTCAAGTATTGTTCCCGCCTCTGATCTTTGATGTATAACTAATTCTCCATTAAACTCCGCTACAACTTTGCACATTTCTATTAACTCTTTTGTTTCTGAATAAGTGCAAGGAATATAGATTAAACCTGTTGATAAGCCAAAAGCTCCTGCTTCCATTTCTCGTCGAGTTATTTCACACATTTTTTTAATTTCTTCTTCTGTAGCTGCTCTTCCTTCTAACCCCATAGCTTCCATACGTATATTTCCATGAGGAACAAGATATGCATAATTAAGACCAACTTTGCTTTTCTCCATCTGCTTTAAATATCCGTCAGTTGTTTCATATGTCCAATTAATGCTTTCTGAAGTTCCATCTAAACCAGCTAGATTTTTTTTCCAAGAAGA
It contains:
- the ssnA gene encoding putative aminohydrolase SsnA — protein: MYIVGNGRVITQDDKNPYIENGAVVIKEDEIIEVGNFSDLRKKYSDAEIIDADDGIIMPGLINTHMHIYSSFARGMDIKGSTRNFDEILKNLWWKVDKSLSLDDIEYSAYVTYMESIKNGVTTVIDHHASPMAITGSLERIAKVADYLGIRTSLCYEVSDRDGIEKAEEGIRENVEFIKYADRKNSDMIKGMFGIHASFTVSNETLEKCKKAMENIDVGYHIHVAEGITDLNDAQEKYGKRVVKRLNEYGIFKENTIAVHCIHINDYELDILKNSGCNVIHNPESNMGNAVGCSPAIKMLEEGLIVGLGTDGYTADMIESLKVANILHKHELKDPTVGWKEAPLMLFRNNREIIKKQFGCNTGILKKGAKADIAIFDYIPHTELNENNYNSHIIFGISGRGATTTICNGKILMKKRKLINVDEKSILEKARTISKQMWKSVEK
- a CDS encoding N-acyl-D-amino-acid deacylase family protein; translated protein: MKTLIKNGLIVDGSGDQPYIGDILIEKEKIVAIEKSIDCKDIDRIIDAKDLVVAPGFIDTHSHSDLVILESPYNEVKARQGITTEILGQDGISMAPLPKEFISSWKKNLAGLDGTSESINWTYETTDGYLKQMEKSKVGLNYAYLVPHGNIRMEAMGLEGRAATEEEIKKMCEITRREMEAGAFGLSTGLIYIPCTYSETKELIEMCKVVAEFNGELVIHQRSEAGTILESMEEVIRIGKESGVKIHFSHFKVCGKQNWKYIDEVVNLLEKGEKEGVKISYDQYPYAAGSTMLGVVLPPWAHAGGTDKLMERLKNEEDRKKMKFDIENGIPGWDNFIEFAGFDQIFITSVVSKKNQDLVGKNLIEVGEIRKKAPYNATFDLLLEEENAVGMVDFYGLEEHIIKFLKRPEQNVCTDALLAKGKPHPRAYGSFPRVLGRYVREKQVLKLQEAIYKMTKKAAEAIGISERGELKPGMFADITIFDPKTIIDKGDYINPAQFPEGIQYVIVNGTPIIDDGIFKKVSPGKVIRRK